A window of Candidatus Ancaeobacter aquaticus contains these coding sequences:
- a CDS encoding NAD-dependent 4,6-dehydratase LegB, whose translation MDTLKNKKVLITGADGFIGSHLVESLIDQGCKVKAFVFYNSFSSWGWLDTLHKEKLANIEIFAGDIRDPNGVRNAVKGVDIVFHLAALIGIPFSYHSPDVYIDTNVKGTLNILQACRDYNVERVLVTSTSEVYGTSQYVPMDEKHPLQGQSPYSASKIGADKIAESFYCSFDLPVVTVRPFNTYGPRQSARAVIPTIITQLLNGQKEIKLGAVSPTRDLNYVTDTCYGYIALSTCKNAIGKVVNIGSGKEISIGELALLIGRLINVEPTIITDNSRIRPEKSEVERLLCSNALITELTGWVPEVSLEDGIQKTIEWFKDKNNISRYKWNMYNI comes from the coding sequence ATGGATACACTAAAAAATAAGAAAGTATTAATCACTGGTGCTGATGGCTTTATTGGAAGTCATCTCGTAGAGTCACTTATTGATCAAGGATGCAAGGTTAAAGCATTTGTTTTTTATAATTCTTTTAGCTCATGGGGATGGCTCGATACGTTACATAAGGAAAAGTTAGCAAATATTGAGATATTTGCAGGGGACATCAGAGATCCTAACGGAGTAAGAAATGCGGTGAAAGGTGTCGATATTGTATTTCATTTAGCAGCGTTAATAGGCATTCCTTTTTCGTATCATTCTCCGGATGTGTACATTGATACGAATGTTAAAGGTACATTGAATATCTTACAGGCATGTAGAGACTATAATGTTGAACGTGTTTTAGTTACATCTACATCAGAAGTATATGGGACTTCACAGTACGTACCAATGGATGAAAAACATCCACTGCAAGGACAGTCACCATATTCTGCATCAAAAATTGGTGCTGATAAAATTGCTGAGTCATTTTATTGTTCATTTGATCTTCCTGTAGTAACTGTACGACCTTTTAATACATATGGGCCACGTCAATCTGCAAGGGCAGTTATACCGACAATAATAACTCAATTACTTAATGGCCAAAAAGAGATAAAACTAGGGGCGGTATCTCCTACGCGTGATCTTAATTATGTGACAGATACATGCTACGGATATATTGCACTGAGTACCTGTAAAAATGCAATCGGTAAAGTAGTCAACATTGGGTCAGGAAAAGAAATTAGTATAGGAGAGCTCGCACTTCTTATAGGTAGATTAATAAATGTTGAACCAACAATTATTACTGATAATTCTAGAATAAGACCTGAGAAGAGTGAAGTCGAACGATTACTGTGCTCAAATGCTTTGATAACAGAGTTAACTGGATGGGTTCCAGAGGTATCTTTAGAAGACGGCATACAAAAAACTATCGAGTGGTTTAAAGATAAGAATAATATAAGCAGGTATAAATGGAACATGTACAATATTTAA
- a CDS encoding MarR family EPS-associated transcriptional regulator, translated as MENEKNSILNSEEAYSIIKDIELNPEITQRFLAQKHKISLGKTNFILKALIDKGIIKATNFKNSNNKIAYMYVLTPEGIKTKTVLAANFIKRKVTEYERLKIEIETLKNEVENNESNKYETILQ; from the coding sequence ATGGAAAACGAAAAAAACAGCATATTAAACAGTGAAGAAGCATATTCGATAATTAAAGATATCGAGCTAAATCCCGAGATCACCCAGCGCTTTCTTGCCCAAAAACATAAGATAAGTCTTGGTAAAACCAATTTTATCTTAAAAGCTCTTATCGATAAGGGCATAATCAAAGCCACCAATTTCAAAAACTCTAATAATAAAATAGCATATATGTATGTTCTAACTCCTGAGGGCATTAAGACGAAAACTGTTTTGGCTGCTAATTTTATTAAAAGAAAAGTTACAGAATATGAGAGGTTGAAGATCGAGATAGAAACGTTAAAAAATGAAGTAGAGAATAATGAATCTAATAAGTATGAAACAATACTTCAATAA